In a single window of the Prochlorococcus marinus str. AS9601 genome:
- the dapF gene encoding diaminopimelate epimerase: MKNISFEKYQGNGNDFVIIDSRGNELYKNYKTNKIFDIKKICNRQFGVGADGVIFIEEPNEDNYAKMIIFNSDGSEAQMCGNGIRCLVEYLHVNDSMNNENIEYKIETKAGLKIAKYINDEITVKMGVPILEGQNIPTTIEKKINSIPSHEFIEKDFSNMGYAVGMGNPHLIFFVKDIESIVLSRLGPIFEKNELFPEKTNVHFCQILNRDNIKVKVWERGAGPTLACGTGACAIHVAAYKLGLCNSQTIVTLPGGNLKIDWSEDDCEVMMTGNAKKVFSGSILVN; this comes from the coding sequence ATGAAAAATATAAGTTTTGAAAAATATCAAGGTAACGGAAATGATTTCGTAATAATAGATTCTAGAGGAAATGAATTATATAAAAATTACAAGACAAATAAAATATTTGATATAAAAAAAATTTGCAACAGGCAATTTGGTGTTGGAGCAGATGGTGTGATTTTTATAGAAGAACCTAATGAAGATAATTATGCAAAAATGATAATTTTTAATTCTGATGGTTCTGAAGCACAAATGTGTGGAAACGGAATTAGGTGTTTAGTTGAGTATCTCCACGTAAATGATTCAATGAATAATGAAAATATAGAATATAAAATTGAGACTAAAGCAGGTTTAAAAATTGCAAAATATATAAATGATGAAATTACAGTTAAAATGGGAGTCCCTATTTTAGAAGGTCAAAATATTCCAACAACAATTGAAAAAAAAATAAATTCAATTCCTTCACACGAATTTATTGAGAAAGATTTTAGTAATATGGGTTATGCCGTAGGAATGGGAAATCCTCATTTAATATTCTTTGTAAAAGACATAGAGTCAATTGTTCTTTCCAGACTTGGTCCTATATTTGAAAAAAATGAATTATTTCCTGAAAAAACTAATGTACATTTTTGTCAAATTTTAAATAGAGATAATATAAAAGTAAAAGTATGGGAAAGAGGTGCAGGACCAACCTTAGCTTGTGGAACAGGTGCCTGTGCTATCCATGTGGCAGCTTATAAATTAGGCCTTTGTAATTCACAAACCATAGTAACCTTACCAGGAGGTAATCTTAAAATTGATTGGTCAGAAGACGATTGTGAAGTAATGATGACCGGTAATGCTAAAAAGGTTTTCTCAGGATCAATTTTAGTAAATTAA
- a CDS encoding cysteine desulfurase family protein, translating into MENNFIYLDNASTTPLSENVLKIINSTYRNYWHNPSSTYELGIKCSTYLEKIRSKIAYIFEADPEDIIFTSGSSESTNIVFNNIYEKFKNGRVVISNVEHQATIICANKLRKQNWDIFEWTVKNDGILNISNIEKFLNNDTKLVSIIWGQSEIGTIQPVQFIGSKCEELNIMFHLDGTQILSNGIFSWKDLKCDFLSLSAHKFGGPKGIGILLTKEKSRQILKNNDISLTQEFSIRQGTQALPLIAGMYESLKNIEGKIKLYDYITEFPSNNINKLKNYFFQKIKDNNHIKITGSINHRLPSHISFLLLNKLFEPIRAYKIVNFMSENKIAISSGSACSSSSGKPSSTLKNIGLKDDELYSNIRVTLGSINNKSEIDKFLELIQICIDKF; encoded by the coding sequence ATGGAAAATAATTTTATCTATTTAGATAATGCATCCACAACTCCATTATCTGAGAATGTTTTAAAGATAATTAATTCAACTTATAGGAATTATTGGCATAACCCTTCATCTACATATGAGCTAGGTATAAAATGCTCTACTTATCTTGAAAAAATTAGATCCAAAATAGCTTATATATTTGAAGCAGATCCAGAGGATATAATTTTTACATCTGGTTCTTCGGAATCGACAAATATTGTATTTAATAATATTTATGAGAAATTTAAAAATGGTAGGGTTGTTATTTCAAATGTCGAACATCAAGCAACAATTATTTGTGCTAATAAACTAAGAAAACAAAATTGGGATATTTTCGAATGGACGGTAAAAAATGATGGAATTTTAAATATTTCCAATATCGAAAAATTTTTAAACAATGATACTAAGCTTGTATCAATTATTTGGGGACAAAGTGAAATTGGGACAATACAACCTGTCCAATTTATTGGTTCCAAATGTGAAGAATTAAATATAATGTTTCATTTAGATGGAACTCAAATATTAAGTAATGGAATATTCAGTTGGAAAGATCTTAAATGTGATTTTTTAAGTTTATCCGCTCATAAATTTGGAGGTCCAAAAGGGATCGGTATTCTTTTAACAAAAGAAAAGTCTAGACAAATTTTAAAAAATAATGACATATCACTTACTCAGGAATTTTCAATTAGACAAGGTACACAAGCTTTGCCATTAATCGCTGGAATGTATGAATCACTAAAGAATATTGAAGGAAAAATTAAATTATATGATTACATAACTGAATTTCCTTCTAATAATATTAATAAACTTAAAAATTATTTTTTTCAAAAAATTAAAGATAATAATCATATAAAGATTACGGGTAGTATTAACCATAGACTTCCCAGTCATATTTCTTTTCTACTGTTAAATAAACTATTTGAGCCTATACGGGCCTATAAGATTGTTAATTTCATGTCAGAAAATAAAATAGCCATAAGCAGTGGAAGTGCTTGTTCAAGCTCATCTGGGAAACCTAGCTCAACACTTAAAAATATTGGTTTAAAAGATGATGAACTATATTCAAATATTCGTGTTACTTTAGGTTCAATAAACAATAAGTCAGAAATAGATAAATTTTTAGAACTTATTCAAATATGTATTGACAAATTTTAA
- a CDS encoding DUF1995 family protein, with protein sequence METNYRLPKDLNESLKNMEDAIIPSLLDSNKRFTIEFNFEGLKFNRIGITIYKILSKNNNVFITFADQGAVALAQRDYPDIKDKIFTFKSFNESNNINNIDSAMISILPQPYDFDSFEPMSDNYQGTHYSLNPKFEDANIGIGSVIRERRKNFVKTWKNIYFLQPLNKAALMHIYPNNWLLFKEENKRYFFKKEFEIKPDNESIFVNL encoded by the coding sequence ATGGAAACTAATTACAGACTACCTAAAGATTTAAATGAATCTCTTAAGAATATGGAGGATGCAATTATTCCAAGTTTATTAGATTCAAATAAAAGATTTACTATAGAATTTAATTTTGAAGGATTGAAATTTAACAGAATTGGAATAACTATCTACAAGATATTGTCTAAAAATAATAATGTATTCATAACATTTGCTGATCAAGGTGCTGTGGCTTTGGCTCAAAGAGACTATCCAGATATCAAAGATAAAATCTTTACTTTTAAATCATTTAATGAATCAAATAATATAAATAATATTGATAGTGCAATGATATCGATACTACCTCAGCCATATGATTTCGATTCATTTGAACCAATGTCTGATAATTATCAAGGTACGCATTATTCATTAAATCCAAAATTTGAAGATGCCAATATTGGTATAGGAAGTGTTATAAGAGAGCGACGTAAAAACTTTGTCAAAACATGGAAAAATATTTATTTTCTGCAGCCTTTAAATAAAGCTGCTCTTATGCATATATATCCAAATAACTGGTTGCTTTTCAAAGAAGAAAATAAAAGATATTTTTTTAAAAAAGAATTTGAAATTAAACCCGACAATGAATCTATTTTTGTAAATTTATAG
- a CDS encoding D-alanyl-D-alanine carboxypeptidase, producing MIKKIFSFLFIVLVLVTFPFLIRYLLANQKITVLNSIYFNFPGIITKNKICPTYDALLNQTLDDSFSVSIINNKGEIISSYNEDVPRLPASNQKLFSSAYVLSKYKLNNNLKTSLFKNKNDYYLHGQGDPDLNYENIIELISNVKENKIINFNIVEIDSKLYWPNGWTNIDKNYEYGSPITSLAIESNHNKYDDIYALKNFIKNYLKNKFPNSKIYINIFDSEKTFYLNNFKEINKVYSTPILSLLTLTNSESHNFTAESLFKNASNTWNDNNYIKLKRWLENKGLPATNAYFADASGLSRKNKITTKLVVLFLDKMRYFNDFKAYQSTLSITGVRGTLAKRFVNSELSGKFFGKTGTLSNVFALSGFLYKNEKPIIISIIQNSNKIDKEKAFKLLRDLYYLKSC from the coding sequence GTGATAAAAAAAATATTTTCATTTTTATTTATTGTTCTTGTATTAGTAACATTTCCTTTCTTAATAAGATATTTACTAGCAAATCAGAAAATAACTGTTTTAAATAGTATTTATTTTAATTTTCCGGGAATAATTACTAAAAACAAAATATGTCCTACTTATGATGCTTTATTGAATCAAACGCTTGATGATTCCTTTAGTGTATCAATTATTAATAATAAAGGGGAAATAATAAGTTCTTACAATGAGGATGTTCCAAGGTTGCCAGCATCTAACCAAAAATTATTCTCATCAGCTTATGTTTTAAGTAAATATAAACTAAATAATAATTTAAAAACTTCCTTATTTAAAAATAAAAACGATTATTATTTGCACGGTCAAGGTGATCCAGATCTTAATTATGAAAATATAATCGAACTAATTTCAAATGTTAAAGAAAATAAAATTATTAACTTCAATATTGTAGAAATTGATTCAAAATTATATTGGCCTAATGGTTGGACAAATATTGATAAAAATTACGAATATGGATCTCCAATTACATCTCTTGCAATAGAAAGTAATCACAATAAATATGATGATATTTATGCATTAAAAAATTTTATTAAAAATTATTTAAAAAATAAATTTCCAAATTCAAAAATATATATAAATATTTTTGATTCAGAAAAAACTTTTTATTTAAATAATTTTAAAGAGATAAATAAAGTATATTCAACTCCAATTCTTTCATTATTAACTCTAACAAATTCTGAAAGCCATAATTTTACGGCTGAATCTCTTTTTAAAAATGCCTCAAATACATGGAACGATAATAACTATATAAAATTGAAAAGATGGCTTGAAAATAAAGGCCTCCCAGCAACTAATGCATACTTTGCTGATGCTAGTGGTTTGTCTCGAAAAAATAAAATTACAACAAAGTTAGTTGTATTGTTTTTAGATAAAATGAGATATTTTAATGATTTTAAAGCTTATCAATCTACACTTTCAATTACAGGAGTGAGAGGAACTTTAGCTAAAAGATTTGTAAATAGTGAATTGTCTGGAAAGTTTTTTGGTAAAACTGGGACTCTTTCAAATGTCTTCGCATTATCTGGCTTTTTATATAAAAATGAAAAGCCAATAATTATAAGCATTATCCAAAATTCTAATAAAATTGATAAAGAAAAAGCTTTTAAATTATTACGTGATCTTTATTACTTGAAATCTTGTTAA
- the coaD gene encoding pantetheine-phosphate adenylyltransferase: MKILYPGTFDPLTNGHLDLIERAEKIFGNLVVAVLENTSKTPTFNLERRIIQIKNSLSHLPNIEVISYSGLTVDCANDLKANLILRGLRAMSDFEYELQIAHTNKSLNNDIETIFLSTNTNYSFLSSSLVKEVAKFGGEINHMVPPPVEKDLKEYFK, encoded by the coding sequence ATGAAAATTCTTTATCCAGGTACATTTGATCCTTTAACAAATGGGCATCTTGATTTAATAGAAAGGGCTGAAAAAATATTTGGCAATCTAGTAGTTGCTGTTTTAGAAAACACCTCTAAAACACCAACATTTAATCTTGAAAGAAGAATAATACAAATAAAAAATTCTCTTTCTCATTTACCTAATATTGAAGTTATTTCTTATTCTGGTCTAACTGTTGATTGTGCAAATGATCTAAAAGCAAATCTTATTCTTAGAGGCTTAAGAGCAATGAGTGATTTTGAGTATGAACTTCAGATTGCTCATACAAATAAATCTCTTAATAATGATATTGAAACTATATTTTTATCTACAAATACAAATTATAGTTTTCTTAGTAGTTCTTTAGTAAAAGAAGTTGCAAAATTTGGTGGTGAAATTAATCACATGGTACCCCCCCCTGTTGAGAAGGATTTAAAAGAATATTTTAAATAA
- a CDS encoding flavin reductase family protein: MTLNLEAKKILLRKIPHGLFICGVRDEDKNEVNGFTASWVTQGSFTPPLVVMAVRAEGSSHEIIKSTNKFSLNVLKSDQKDLAAVFFKPQKALGGRFESVEFNLGELGLPILVDSVGGVECNVVGSVMHGDHTVFVGEVQSAYLNNDVDSLNLSSTGWNYGG; the protein is encoded by the coding sequence ATGACATTAAATCTAGAAGCAAAAAAAATCTTATTAAGAAAAATACCTCACGGATTATTTATTTGTGGCGTTAGAGATGAGGATAAAAATGAAGTGAATGGATTTACTGCAAGTTGGGTGACTCAAGGTTCTTTCACCCCACCATTAGTTGTAATGGCTGTTAGAGCAGAGGGTTCTAGTCATGAAATAATAAAGTCAACCAATAAGTTCTCATTAAATGTGCTCAAAAGTGATCAAAAGGATCTAGCAGCTGTTTTCTTTAAACCTCAAAAAGCATTAGGAGGTAGATTTGAATCTGTTGAATTTAATTTAGGTGAGCTTGGATTGCCTATTTTAGTTGATAGTGTTGGTGGTGTTGAATGTAATGTTGTTGGAAGTGTTATGCATGGAGACCATACCGTTTTTGTAGGAGAGGTTCAATCTGCTTATCTGAATAATGATGTTGACTCACTAAATTTATCTTCAACTGGCTGGAATTATGGAGGTTAG
- the uvrC gene encoding excinuclease ABC subunit UvrC has product MSNSSIEKINNKYNFKIEYKLINNKELLKSRLSEIPKSSGCYLFKDIDNNLLYIGKSKKLRSRVSSYFNNYSDLTPRLSLMVRQITEIEIIVTDSEYEALNLESNLIKTNKPYFNILLKDDKKYPYLCITWSEKYPRIFITRRRRNRNNLDRYYGPYVDVGLLRRTLFTIKKIFPLRQRPRPVYKDRTCLNYSIGRCPGVCQEVISSDDYKKIMKQVSMIFQGRNDDLEIFLQKKMLQFSNDLDYENAAKIRDQISGLKLLTESQKISIPDSSINRDIFGIVSEKNLASIQIFQMRSGKLIGRIGYSQKLNNEDENLILQKILEEHYMNVEPVEIPSEILIQYNLPKQATIEDWLTELRKNKVKILIPKRNKKHETVEMVLKNAKLELDRILNGIQDNESSIEDLAQILELSEQPKRIEGYDISHIQGSDPVASQVVFIDGIPSKQDYRKYKIKDPNVFVGHSDDFASIYEVIHRRFKKWSRFKKNGGDFSILNDKTNSKLDNELLSDWPDLIMIDGGKGQLNAAIKALKELSLEEEVTICSLAKKNEEIFIPGFTKSLDTDENQKGVLLLRRVRDEAHRFALSFHRDKRSKRMNRSQLSQISGLGPSRIRELLEHFKSIDAIRIASKEELSKVKGLGKNSVNDIYEYFNEL; this is encoded by the coding sequence ATGAGTAATTCCTCTATCGAAAAAATAAATAACAAATATAATTTTAAAATTGAATATAAATTAATTAATAATAAGGAGTTATTAAAATCAAGATTATCCGAAATTCCAAAGTCATCTGGTTGTTATCTTTTTAAAGATATTGATAATAACTTACTTTATATCGGTAAATCTAAAAAACTACGTAGTAGAGTAAGTAGTTATTTCAATAATTATTCAGATTTAACTCCCCGATTAAGTTTGATGGTTCGTCAAATAACTGAAATAGAAATAATAGTCACAGATAGCGAATATGAAGCATTAAATTTAGAGTCAAATTTAATTAAAACAAACAAACCATATTTTAATATTCTTTTAAAGGATGATAAGAAATATCCATATCTTTGTATAACTTGGAGTGAAAAATATCCTCGAATATTTATTACAAGAAGAAGAAGAAATAGAAATAATTTAGATAGATATTATGGACCTTATGTTGATGTCGGACTATTAAGGAGAACATTATTTACGATAAAAAAAATATTTCCACTTAGACAAAGACCAAGGCCAGTCTATAAGGATAGAACTTGTTTGAATTATTCAATAGGAAGATGTCCAGGTGTTTGCCAAGAAGTAATATCATCTGACGATTATAAAAAAATAATGAAACAAGTATCTATGATATTTCAGGGAAGAAATGATGACTTAGAAATATTTTTACAAAAAAAAATGCTGCAATTTTCAAATGATTTAGATTATGAGAATGCAGCAAAAATAAGGGACCAAATTTCAGGTTTAAAATTATTAACTGAATCACAAAAAATATCAATACCAGATTCTTCAATTAATAGAGATATCTTTGGAATAGTTTCAGAAAAAAATTTAGCTAGTATACAAATTTTCCAAATGAGATCTGGTAAGCTCATTGGGAGAATTGGCTATAGTCAAAAATTAAATAATGAAGATGAAAATCTTATTTTACAAAAGATATTAGAAGAGCATTATATGAATGTTGAACCTGTAGAAATACCATCAGAAATTCTTATTCAATATAACCTTCCAAAACAAGCAACCATAGAGGATTGGTTAACGGAGCTAAGAAAAAATAAAGTAAAAATCTTAATCCCAAAAAGAAATAAAAAACATGAAACTGTAGAAATGGTTTTAAAAAATGCGAAATTGGAATTAGATAGAATATTAAATGGGATACAAGATAATGAATCATCAATTGAGGATCTTGCCCAAATACTTGAATTAAGCGAACAACCTAAAAGAATTGAAGGTTATGATATAAGCCATATTCAAGGTAGTGACCCTGTAGCATCACAAGTCGTTTTTATTGATGGGATTCCTTCTAAACAGGATTATAGGAAATATAAAATTAAAGATCCAAACGTTTTTGTAGGACATAGTGATGATTTTGCTTCGATATATGAAGTAATACATAGAAGGTTTAAGAAATGGTCAAGATTTAAAAAAAACGGAGGAGATTTTTCAATATTAAATGATAAAACGAATAGTAAATTAGACAATGAACTTCTATCAGATTGGCCTGATTTAATAATGATTGATGGAGGGAAAGGACAGTTAAATGCAGCTATTAAAGCATTAAAAGAATTAAGTCTTGAGGAAGAAGTAACTATATGTTCATTGGCAAAAAAAAATGAAGAAATATTTATTCCAGGATTTACTAAGTCTCTTGATACTGATGAAAATCAAAAAGGAGTTCTTCTATTAAGAAGGGTAAGAGATGAAGCACATAGATTTGCATTATCTTTTCATAGAGACAAAAGATCTAAAAGAATGAATAGATCTCAATTGTCCCAAATCAGTGGATTAGGACCATCAAGAATAAGAGAATTGCTTGAGCATTTTAAATCAATAGACGCGATAAGAATAGCTAGTAAAGAGGAATTATCAAAAGTTAAAGGACTTGGAAAAAATTCAGTAAATGATATATATGAATATTTTAACGAGTTATAA
- the hemJ gene encoding protoporphyrinogen oxidase HemJ — translation MAAEAYLWFKSLHIIGVIVWFAGLFYLVRLFIYHEESKNMDNELKIAFNKQYTLMEKRLANIITTPGMILALSMAICMVIMQPSWLSEKWLQIKISFVLGLVIYHSYCYKIMYSLHNGTSSISAKNLRLLNELPTLLLFIIVLLVIFKNNFPTSVATWSVVGLIIFMLASIQLYAKIRKKNENSLSNE, via the coding sequence TTGGCAGCTGAAGCATATCTCTGGTTTAAATCACTTCACATTATTGGTGTAATCGTTTGGTTTGCGGGACTTTTTTATTTAGTAAGACTTTTTATATATCATGAAGAATCTAAAAATATGGATAATGAATTAAAAATTGCCTTTAATAAGCAATACACTTTGATGGAAAAAAGGCTGGCGAATATAATCACAACACCTGGGATGATATTAGCTTTAAGTATGGCTATTTGCATGGTTATTATGCAACCAAGTTGGCTAAGTGAGAAGTGGTTGCAAATTAAAATTTCTTTTGTTTTGGGATTAGTAATTTATCATTCTTATTGTTATAAAATAATGTATTCATTACATAATGGTACTTCAAGCATTTCAGCAAAGAACCTTAGATTATTAAATGAATTGCCTACTTTATTATTGTTTATAATTGTACTTTTAGTTATTTTTAAAAATAATTTTCCAACTAGTGTTGCTACATGGAGCGTAGTTGGACTTATTATTTTCATGTTGGCTTCAATACAATTATATGCAAAGATTAGAAAGAAAAATGAGAATTCATTAAGTAATGAATAG
- a CDS encoding PHP domain-containing protein, producing the protein MNREDLVKLTSNINKNSCPKNINFHCHTKFSDGSLEPYELLEQAYKNNLKFLSITDHHTIKAHEYINKNNILKNYPKDSFTLISGIEINCLILGCLVHVIGLGIDIKSKYLNPYILGESPIGNDLNIKSVIKAINLAGGLSFLAHPARYRIPFYKLIPEAKIQGIDGIEVWYDYELNEVWNPSLFVCSEIDKLADKYSMLKTCGTDSHGLSLLGR; encoded by the coding sequence ATGAATAGGGAAGACTTAGTTAAATTAACTTCCAATATTAATAAAAATAGTTGTCCTAAAAATATTAATTTTCACTGTCATACAAAATTTAGTGATGGAAGTTTAGAACCATATGAACTTTTAGAACAAGCTTATAAAAATAACTTGAAATTTTTATCAATAACCGATCATCATACAATTAAAGCTCATGAATATATAAATAAAAATAATATACTCAAAAATTATCCTAAAGATTCTTTTACATTAATTTCGGGAATAGAAATTAATTGTTTGATTTTAGGATGTTTAGTACATGTAATTGGATTGGGAATAGATATAAAAAGTAAATACCTAAATCCCTACATCCTTGGAGAGTCTCCAATAGGTAATGATTTAAATATTAAATCAGTTATAAAAGCAATAAATTTAGCTGGTGGCTTATCATTTCTTGCACATCCAGCGAGATACAGGATTCCCTTTTATAAATTAATTCCAGAGGCCAAAATACAAGGTATTGATGGAATAGAGGTTTGGTACGATTATGAACTTAATGAAGTATGGAATCCTAGTTTATTTGTATGTTCAGAAATAGATAAATTAGCAGATAAATATTCAATGCTAAAAACATGCGGAACAGATAGTCATGGACTTTCGCTATTAGGTAGATAA